The proteins below are encoded in one region of Populus alba chromosome 2, ASM523922v2, whole genome shotgun sequence:
- the LOC118043937 gene encoding probable aldo-keto reductase 2: protein MATVKRIKLGSQGLEVSAQGLGCMGMSAAYGPPKPESDMIALIHHAVNTGVTLLDTSDIYGPHTNEILLGKALKAGGLRQRVELATKFGASFKDRSFEVRGDPAYVRFACEASLKRLQLESIDLYTQHRIDTSVPIEATMGELKKLVEEGKIKYIGLSEASASTIRRAHAVHPITAVQLEWSLWSRDVEEEIVPTCRELGIGIVAYSPLGRGFFSSGPKLVENLTDGDFRKDLPRFRPENLEHNTQLFERVKEMAARKQCTSSQLALAWVHHQGDDVCPIPGTTKIENFNQNVGALSVKLTPEEMAELESIASSDAVRGDRYGVGMLTFKDSETPPLTSWKAV from the exons ATGGCAACAGTGAAAAGGATCAAGCTGGGGTCACAGGGTCTTGAAGTATCAGCACAGGGACTTGGATGCATGGGCATGTCTGCCGCCTACGGCCCTCCAAAGCCTGAATCGGACATGATCGCACTCATCCACCATGCCGTCAACACCGGGGTCACTTTACTCGACACCTCCGATATCTATGGACCCCACACCAACGAAATCCTTCTGGGCAAGGCCTTGAAGGCGGGAGGATTACGACAGAGAGTCGAATTGGCCACCAAATTTGGCGCCAGCTTTAAGGACCGCAGTTTTGAGGTTCGAGGGGATCCTGCTTATGTGAGATTTGCTTGTGAGGCCAGCTTGAAACGCCTTCAACTTGAGTCCATTGATCTTTATACCCAACATCGCATTGATACCAGCGTTCCTATTGAAGCTACG ATGGGGGAACTCAAGAAACTAGTTGAGGAAGGTAAAATAAAGTATATAGGTCTGTCTGAGGCCTCTGCTTCAACAATCAGACGAGCTCACGCTGTTCATCCGATCACAGCCGTGCAGTTGGAGTGGTCGCTGTGGTCAAGAGATGTGGAGGAAGAGATTGTTCCTACCTGCAG AGAACTTGGCATTGGGATTGTTGCTTACAGTCCTCTAGGACGGGGATTCTTTTCCTCTGGGCCTAAGTTGGTTGAGAACCTTACAGATGGTGACTTCAGAAAG GATTTGCCTAGGTTCCGACCTGAAAATCTTGAACACAATACACAACTATTTGAGCGGGTTAAGGAAATGGCAGCAAGGAAACAGTGCACTTCATCGCAGCTGGCGTTGGCCTGGGTACACCACCAGGGTGATGATGTATGTCCTATTCCTGGAACCACCAAGATCGAAAACTTCAACCAGAATGTTGGAGCTCTGTCTGTCAAACTAACGCCAGAAGAAATGGCTGAGCTCGAATCAATAGCTTCTTCGGATGCTGTAAGGGGAGATAGGTATGGCGTTGGCATGCTTACATTCAAGGATTCAGAAACTCCACCTCTTACATCATGGAAAGCTGTATAG